One region of Zingiber officinale cultivar Zhangliang chromosome 7B, Zo_v1.1, whole genome shotgun sequence genomic DNA includes:
- the LOC122006638 gene encoding protein PLASTID REDOX INSENSITIVE 2, chloroplastic-like: MMPMASVRASSLLSSPLLPPLSRSRPSSLPPPFPSLFYRPFPPPSLLPARSRLSSAPPPSSFRRSSRFSRRPDRLLCRAAEYQFPDPIPEFALAETTRFRTHMLERLTKKKEYFGDSVGEVVDVCTEIFSKFLHTEYGGPGTLLVIPFIDMADTLREKGLPGAPQAARAAVVWAQKHVDKDWKEWPVGRDLNSDSG, encoded by the exons ATGATGCCCATGGCGAGTGTTAGGGCTTCATCTCTGCTGTCCTCCCCCCTCCTCCCTCCTCTCTCCAGATCCCgcccctcttctcttcctcccccGTTTCCCTCCCTCTTCTACCGCCCATTCCCACCCCCTTCCCTTCTTCCTGCCCGTTCTCGCCTCTCTTCCGCTCCTCCGCCTTCGTCGTTCCGCCGCTCTTCGCGTTTCTCTCGTCGCCCCGACCGTCTTCTGTGCAGAGCTGCGGAGTACCAATTCCCTGATCCGATTCCGGAGTTTGCCCTCGCC GAGACAACCAGGTTCCGCACGCATATGCTCGAGAGGCTGACCAAAAAGAAAGAGTACTTCGGTGATTCAGTCGGTGAAGTGGTCGATGTCTGTACCGAG ATCTTTAGCAAGTTTCTACACACAGAATATGGTGGGCCGGGAACCCTCCTGGTTATTCCATTCATCGACATGGCTGATACACTCAGAGAGAAAGGACTTCCGGGTGCTCCTCAAGCTGCACGTGCAGCAGTAGTTTGGGCCCAAAAGCATGTCGACAAGGATTGGAAGGAATGGCCAGTAGGGCGAGACTTAAACTCAGATTCTGGGTAG